A region of Lates calcarifer isolate ASB-BC8 unplaced genomic scaffold, TLL_Latcal_v3 _unitig_2141_quiver_1658, whole genome shotgun sequence DNA encodes the following proteins:
- the LOC108892249 gene encoding uncharacterized protein LOC108892249 isoform X1, with product MKTPSVSLLLGVSVLLLSGLTVSAVSLNVSPNRLQFFKGESVSLRCEGQVVSDGQTVKRTRGGQTEDCGPASGFGRFDGSSCNISGLSLSDSGGYWCEDRADQINISVINTVTDKAGVPVILEIPALPVMTGSDVTLRCRDKDNNRFKAFFFRDGKDLGSGPDGELPLSKVQQSHEGLYWCYRNKGFDSPQSRLRVRAPPPPPPPPPPPPPSSSPPPPPTTSNYSSNSSPPPIDSSFSSLLLPVVAALGSLVLLVLVLVGLVLWWRKQTGPTPSPAPDDVTYCDVTVRHTANRKDKHSAAEDTVYSGVRTHTAGPADVTYGDIVIRSQRKAGRRTESPADPDVVYSSVRAEETLQLPSPKDRMTSHDALQQQQQIHV from the exons gtgtgtctgtgctgctgctgtctggactgactgtttctgcag TCTCTCTGAATGTCAGTCCAAACCGTCTCCAGTTCTTTAAAGGAGAGTCCGTCTCTCTGAGATGTGAGGGACAGGTGGTCTCTGATGGACAGACAGTAAAGAGGACCAGAGGAGGACAGACTGAGGACTGTGGACCAGCTTCAGGATTTGGGAGGTTTGATGGTTCCTCCTGTAACATCTCTGGTCTCAGTCTCTCAGACTCTGGAGGTTACTGGTGTGAAGACAGAGCTGATCAGATCAACATCAGTGTCATTAACACAGTAACTGATAAAGCAG gtgtTCCAGTTATTCTGGAGATCCCTGCACTTCCTGtgatgacaggaagtgatgtcactcTGCGCTGtagagacaaagacaacaacagatTCAAGGCTTTTTTCTTCAGGGATGGTAAAGACCTTGGATCTGGACCTGATGGAGAACTCCCCCTCAGTAAAGTCCAACAGTCTCATGAAGGTCTCTACTGGTGTTACAGAAACAAAGGTTTTGACTCTCCTCAGAGCagactgagggtcagag ctcctcctcctcctcctcctcctcctcctcctcctcctccttcatcttctcctcctcctcctcctacaacCTCCAACTACTCCTCTAACTCCTCCCCACCTCCCATAgactcctccttctcctccctcctcctcccagttGTAGCAGCTCTGGGCTCTCTGGTtctcctggtcctggtcctggttggTCTTGTgctgtggtggaggaaacaaACAG GACCGACTCCTTCACCTGCTCCAGATGATGTCACCtactgtgatgtcactgtgagaCACACAGCCAATAGGAAag acaaacactctgctgctgaagacACAGTCTACTCTGGAGTGAggacacacactgcag gtCCTGCTGACGTCACCTACGGGGACATCGTCATCAGATCTCAGAGGAAAGCAGGAAGGAGGActg aatcACCAGCTGATCCTGATGTTGTGTATTCATCAGTCAGAG cagaggagacactgcaGCTTCCTTCACCAAAGGACAGAATGACGTCCCATGAtgccttgcagcagcagcagcagatccacgtgtag
- the LOC108892249 gene encoding hemicentin-2-like isoform X3 gives MKTPSVSLLLGVSVLLLSGLTVSAVSLNVSPNRLQFFKGESVSLRCEGQVVSDGQTVKRTRGGQTEDCGPASGFGRFDGSSCNISGLSLSDSGGYWCEDRADQINISVINTVTDKAGVPVILEIPALPVMTGSDVTLRCRDKDNNRFKAFFFRDGKDLGSGPDGELPLSKVQQSHEGLYWCYRNKGFDSPQSRLRVRDSSFSSLLLPVVAALGSLVLLVLVLVGLVLWWRKQTGPTPSPAPDDVTYCDVTVRHTANRKDKHSAAEDTVYSGVRTHTAGPADVTYGDIVIRSQRKAGRRTESPADPDVVYSSVRAEETLQLPSPKDRMTSHDALQQQQQIHV, from the exons gtgtgtctgtgctgctgctgtctggactgactgtttctgcag TCTCTCTGAATGTCAGTCCAAACCGTCTCCAGTTCTTTAAAGGAGAGTCCGTCTCTCTGAGATGTGAGGGACAGGTGGTCTCTGATGGACAGACAGTAAAGAGGACCAGAGGAGGACAGACTGAGGACTGTGGACCAGCTTCAGGATTTGGGAGGTTTGATGGTTCCTCCTGTAACATCTCTGGTCTCAGTCTCTCAGACTCTGGAGGTTACTGGTGTGAAGACAGAGCTGATCAGATCAACATCAGTGTCATTAACACAGTAACTGATAAAGCAG gtgtTCCAGTTATTCTGGAGATCCCTGCACTTCCTGtgatgacaggaagtgatgtcactcTGCGCTGtagagacaaagacaacaacagatTCAAGGCTTTTTTCTTCAGGGATGGTAAAGACCTTGGATCTGGACCTGATGGAGAACTCCCCCTCAGTAAAGTCCAACAGTCTCATGAAGGTCTCTACTGGTGTTACAGAAACAAAGGTTTTGACTCTCCTCAGAGCagactgagggtcagag actcctccttctcctccctcctcctcccagttGTAGCAGCTCTGGGCTCTCTGGTtctcctggtcctggtcctggttggTCTTGTgctgtggtggaggaaacaaACAG GACCGACTCCTTCACCTGCTCCAGATGATGTCACCtactgtgatgtcactgtgagaCACACAGCCAATAGGAAag acaaacactctgctgctgaagacACAGTCTACTCTGGAGTGAggacacacactgcag gtCCTGCTGACGTCACCTACGGGGACATCGTCATCAGATCTCAGAGGAAAGCAGGAAGGAGGActg aatcACCAGCTGATCCTGATGTTGTGTATTCATCAGTCAGAG cagaggagacactgcaGCTTCCTTCACCAAAGGACAGAATGACGTCCCATGAtgccttgcagcagcagcagcagatccacgtgtag
- the LOC108892250 gene encoding uncharacterized protein LOC108892250 isoform X1: MKVLLLLLLYGTQQGQSQQGQSQLVEVKVDEGVESVSLPCTASLINIDSVIWNRVDLSPSTVHYRRETSSGFQDDLQNQNPQFKDRTSLNPDLLTTRDFSLSLRDVQVSDRGTYTCTVTGQKGETVQSHVLLLVRSKEEIQLEKKKQRDTAVGLGVGLPLVLALVGFLLFLAHRRGYLRFTKPSTVHEVEEGVESVKLPFKTTAHLPEDVRVEWRICASEPVIVHVNQDGTDQPDKQHQDYRGRTEMKRDLRRDLSLTLKKPTVRDSGLYVCRVQSREGDLLYERAVALWVKGRGGEERQPLTLSISESAAAELNCSSPLFSC, from the exons ATGAAggtgctgctcctcctcctcctgtacg GTACCCAGCAGGGACAGTCTCAGCAGGGACAGTCTCAGCTGGTGGAGGTGAAGGTGGATGAGGGGGTggagtctgtctctctgccctgcacAGCCTCTCTGATCAACATAGACTCAGTGATCTGGAACCGCGTGGACCTCAGTCCCTCCACTGTTCACTATCGTAGAGAGACAAGTTCTGGTTTTCAAGACGACCTTCAGAACCAGAACCCACAGTTTAAAGACCGGACGTCGCTGAATCCTGATCTCTTGACAACAAGAGACTTCAGCTTGAGTCTGAGGGACGTTCAGGTCAGTGACAGAGGAACCTACACCTGCACCGTCACAGGACAGAAGGGGGAGACAGTACAGTCTCATGtcctgctgctggtcaggagcaaagaggaaatacaactggagaagaagaagcagagagacacag CTGTTGGTCTGGGTGTTGGTCTTCCTTTAGTTCTGGCTCTGGTTGGATTCCTCCTGTTCCTTGCTCATCGTCGTGGATACCTCCGCTTCACCAAACCCTCCACAG TccatgaggtggaggagggggtggagtctGTGAAGTTGCCCTTCAAAACCACAGCTCACCTGCCTGAAGacgtcagagtggagtggaggaTCTGTGCATCTGAGCCTGTGATCGTCCATGTGAATCAGGACGGCACAGATCAACCTGACAAACAGCACCAGGATTACAGAGGTcgcacagagatgaagagagaccTGAGAcgagacctcagtctgactctgaaGAAACCAACAGTCAGAGACAGTGGACTCTACGTCTGCAGAGTCCAGAGCAGGGAGGGAGACCTCCTGTATGAGAGAGCAGTGGCtctctgggtcaaag gaagaggaggtgaagagagacAACCACTGACATTATCAATCAGtgagtctgcagctgctgagttGAACTGTTCATCACCTCTGTTCTCTTGCTGA
- the LOC108892249 gene encoding uncharacterized protein LOC108892249 isoform X2 has protein sequence MKTPSVSLLLGVSVLLLSGLTVSAVSLNVSPNRLQFFKGESVSLRCEGQVVSDGQTVKRTRGGQTEDCGPASGFGRFDGSSCNISGLSLSDSGGYWCEDRADQINISVINTVTDKAGVPVILEIPALPVMTGSDVTLRCRDKDNNRFKAFFFRDGKDLGSGPDGELPLSKVQQSHEGLYWCYRNKGFDSPQSRLRVRAPPPPPPPPPPPPPSSSPPPPPTTSNYSSNSSPPPIDSSFSSLLLPVVAALGSLVLLVLVLVGLVLWWRKQTGPTPSPAPDDVTYCDVTVRHTANRKDKHSAAEDTVYSGVRTHTAGPADVTYGDIVIRSQRKAGRRTESPADPDVVYSSVRGK, from the exons gtgtgtctgtgctgctgctgtctggactgactgtttctgcag TCTCTCTGAATGTCAGTCCAAACCGTCTCCAGTTCTTTAAAGGAGAGTCCGTCTCTCTGAGATGTGAGGGACAGGTGGTCTCTGATGGACAGACAGTAAAGAGGACCAGAGGAGGACAGACTGAGGACTGTGGACCAGCTTCAGGATTTGGGAGGTTTGATGGTTCCTCCTGTAACATCTCTGGTCTCAGTCTCTCAGACTCTGGAGGTTACTGGTGTGAAGACAGAGCTGATCAGATCAACATCAGTGTCATTAACACAGTAACTGATAAAGCAG gtgtTCCAGTTATTCTGGAGATCCCTGCACTTCCTGtgatgacaggaagtgatgtcactcTGCGCTGtagagacaaagacaacaacagatTCAAGGCTTTTTTCTTCAGGGATGGTAAAGACCTTGGATCTGGACCTGATGGAGAACTCCCCCTCAGTAAAGTCCAACAGTCTCATGAAGGTCTCTACTGGTGTTACAGAAACAAAGGTTTTGACTCTCCTCAGAGCagactgagggtcagag ctcctcctcctcctcctcctcctcctcctcctcctcctccttcatcttctcctcctcctcctcctacaacCTCCAACTACTCCTCTAACTCCTCCCCACCTCCCATAgactcctccttctcctccctcctcctcccagttGTAGCAGCTCTGGGCTCTCTGGTtctcctggtcctggtcctggttggTCTTGTgctgtggtggaggaaacaaACAG GACCGACTCCTTCACCTGCTCCAGATGATGTCACCtactgtgatgtcactgtgagaCACACAGCCAATAGGAAag acaaacactctgctgctgaagacACAGTCTACTCTGGAGTGAggacacacactgcag gtCCTGCTGACGTCACCTACGGGGACATCGTCATCAGATCTCAGAGGAAAGCAGGAAGGAGGActg aatcACCAGCTGATCCTGATGTTGTGTATTCATCAGTCAGAG GAAAGTGA
- the LOC108892250 gene encoding uncharacterized protein LOC108892250 isoform X2 codes for MKVLLLLLLYGTQQGQSQQGQSQLVEVKVDEGVESVSLPCTASLINIDSVIWNRVDLSPSTVHYRRETSSGFQDDLQNQNPQFKDRTSLNPDLLTTRDFSLSLRDVQVSDRGTYTCTVTGQKGETVQSHVLLLVRSKEEIQLEKKKQRDTAVGLGVGLPLVLALVGFLLFLAHRRGYLRFTKPSTVHEVEEGVESVKLPFKTTAHLPEDVRVEWRICASEPVIVHVNQDGTDQPDKQHQDYRGRTEMKRDLRRDLSLTLKKPTVRDSGLYVCRVQSREGDLLYERAVALWVKGRGGEERQPLTLSISGDKP; via the exons ATGAAggtgctgctcctcctcctcctgtacg GTACCCAGCAGGGACAGTCTCAGCAGGGACAGTCTCAGCTGGTGGAGGTGAAGGTGGATGAGGGGGTggagtctgtctctctgccctgcacAGCCTCTCTGATCAACATAGACTCAGTGATCTGGAACCGCGTGGACCTCAGTCCCTCCACTGTTCACTATCGTAGAGAGACAAGTTCTGGTTTTCAAGACGACCTTCAGAACCAGAACCCACAGTTTAAAGACCGGACGTCGCTGAATCCTGATCTCTTGACAACAAGAGACTTCAGCTTGAGTCTGAGGGACGTTCAGGTCAGTGACAGAGGAACCTACACCTGCACCGTCACAGGACAGAAGGGGGAGACAGTACAGTCTCATGtcctgctgctggtcaggagcaaagaggaaatacaactggagaagaagaagcagagagacacag CTGTTGGTCTGGGTGTTGGTCTTCCTTTAGTTCTGGCTCTGGTTGGATTCCTCCTGTTCCTTGCTCATCGTCGTGGATACCTCCGCTTCACCAAACCCTCCACAG TccatgaggtggaggagggggtggagtctGTGAAGTTGCCCTTCAAAACCACAGCTCACCTGCCTGAAGacgtcagagtggagtggaggaTCTGTGCATCTGAGCCTGTGATCGTCCATGTGAATCAGGACGGCACAGATCAACCTGACAAACAGCACCAGGATTACAGAGGTcgcacagagatgaagagagaccTGAGAcgagacctcagtctgactctgaaGAAACCAACAGTCAGAGACAGTGGACTCTACGTCTGCAGAGTCCAGAGCAGGGAGGGAGACCTCCTGTATGAGAGAGCAGTGGCtctctgggtcaaag gaagaggaggtgaagagagacAACCACTGACATTATCAATCA gtggagaCAAACCCTGA